In Tenebrio molitor chromosome 8, icTenMoli1.1, whole genome shotgun sequence, a genomic segment contains:
- the Osi22 gene encoding uncharacterized protein Osi22, giving the protein MSFVAITAVLLVMVILCVLQIDCGVVLKNVQNCGQKNTVDTNVEGRKEKEDLMSKILPMMVMPFMVQTTLLPIMLMSMKFMLLKSMFLGKLAIIFGFVTLLKNLLKNGGGLYSHNVNLQSASHHNSLNQNYHDKQHFEIREPYGHKRTRKKRGL; this is encoded by the exons ATGTCTTTTGTAGCGATAACTGCTGTTCTGTTAGTAATGGTAATTTTATGTGTTTTGCAAATAGACTGTGGAGttgtattgaaaaatgtacaaaattgtGGACAAAAAAATACAGTGGATACTAACGTCGAAG gtcgtaaagaaaaagaagatcTGATGTCGAAAATCCTGCCCATGATGGTGATGCCCTTCATGGTGCAAACCACTCTTCTCCCAATTATGTTAATGTCGATGAAATTCATGCTGCTAAAAAGTATGTTCCTGGGAAAGCTGGCCATAATTTTCGGTTTCGTCACTTTGTTGAAGAATCTACTGAAGAATGGCGGAGGATTGTACAGCCACAACGTGAACCTCCAATCAGCGTCGCATCACAATTCGCTCAATCAAAACTATCACGACAAGCAACACTTTGAAATTCGCGAACCCTACGGCCACAAAAGAACAAGGAAGAAAAGGGGGCTGTGA
- the LOC138136186 gene encoding protein Wnt-8a-like: protein MASNIFFTILVLVLVNWSSSGSSTINSIFKSNMLLQLNQGLNPVLMDTVMNGAQTAMNECKNVFKWSRWNCPQSAFSKQYKHLSTKEKAYTDAIIAAGIIYSITQDCSQGVIKGCGCDPNRQEPQDDPKVLNQIEKDWTWGGCSHDASYGEDLVLKMLESNEKDSDAQAFVSRHNNRVGREIIREKMLKKCKCHGVSGSCSFQTCWMQMPSFTEIAKELRDRYHNSILISFEKVREGLTLGNSARHLPLVEDHLPNNLVYLERSDSFCFSNNTTGIAGTKGRVCSRTTARNATIEERKSCRNLCRSCGYKVRKYEKQTTYQCNCKFSWCCDVKCDLCVQKENEFFCA, encoded by the exons ATGGCctctaacatttttttcacaattttggTGTTGGTTTTAGTAAATTGGTCTTCATCGGGGTCTTCAACAATTAACAGTATATTTAAATCCAACATGCTTTTGCAATTAAAC CAAGGTCTGAACCCAGTGCTTATGGACACTGTAATGAACGGTGCCCAAACGGCAATGAACGAATGCAAGAACGTATTTAAATGGTCAAGATGGAACTGTCCCCAGTCAGCTTTCTCAAA ACAGTACAAGCATTTATCAACAAAAGAAAAGGCTTACACTGACGCTATAATAGCAGCAGGGATCATCTATTCCATCACACAAGACTGTTCCCAAGGAGTAATCAAAGGCTGCGGTTGCGACCCCAACAGGCAAGAACCTCAAGATGACCCTAAGGTTTTAAACCAAATCGAAAAAGACTGGACTTGGGGAGGTTGCTCACACGACGCAAGTTACGGAGAAGATCTAGTATTGAAGATGTTAGAAAGCAACGAAAAAGACAGCGACGCTCAAGCCTTCGTGAGTCGCCACAACAACAGAGTTGGAAGAGAA ATAATCCgggaaaaaatgttgaaaaaatgcAAGTGTCACGGAGTCTCCGGAAGTTGCTCGTTCCAGACGTGCTGGATGCAAATGCCAAGTTTCACCGAAATCGCCAAGGAGCTGCGAGACCGCTACCACAACTCTATATTGATAAGTTTCGAAAAAGTTAGAGAGGGACTGACGTTGGGCAACTCGGCGAGACACTTGCCCCTAGTTGAAGATCATTTGCCGAATAATTTGGTTTATCTAGAAAGATCTGACAGTTTCTGTTTCAGCAATAACACCACTG GTATTGCCGGCACCAAAGGAAGAGTCTGCTCCAGGACGACAGCTCGTAATGCGACCATTGAGGAGAGGAAAAGTTGCCGGAATTTGTGCAGATCGTGCGGGTATAAAGTGAGGAAGTATGAAAAGCAAACCACGTATCAATGCAACTGCAAGTTCTCGTGGTGTTGTGACGTGAAATGTGATTTGTGCGTTCAGAAAGAGAACGAGTTCTTCTGCGCTTGA